The Leishmania braziliensis MHOM/BR/75/M2904 complete genome, chromosome 10 genome contains a region encoding:
- a CDS encoding putative mitogen-activated protein kinase 3: MHKSNQELSVPKIVGDFKVYSVSGSPFEVPAKYTLLKILGMGAYGIACSCLDGDTGEKVSIKKCRDVFRDVEDGKRVLREIDMMRFFHHENLLNVVNILPPLKREYNGFEDVYVVTPLMDVDMNVVLRSRQVLEESHMQYFVYQILRGLKYLHSANVAHRDLKPANLVTNISCELKIIDFGLSRSVDVPYSELTDYVITRWYRPPELLLENTNYSTAVDIWSVGCIFAEMYNRKPVFPGRNTMDQLRMIAQHIGKPPASIVEHREALEKLSELPDGSLSIPKLVPGLAGSAEGMDFLAKMWTLDPNKRPTAADMLAHPYLAHLHDEEDEPVCPAPFLWSHESTPMGVPELRRAFWDDIVDYNPSLPPAMPPVTAVGGGNSKNGSAHHH, translated from the coding sequence ATGCACAAGAGCAACCAGGAGCTGAGCGTGCCCAAGATAGTGGGAGACTTCAAGGTATACAGCGTGAGCGGCTCCCCATTCGAGGTTCCGGCCAAGTATACGCTGCTCAAGATCCTCGGGATGGGCGCCTACGGTATcgcgtgcagctgcttggATGGCGACACAGGCGAGAAGGTATCCATCAAGAAGTGTCGCGACGTCTTCCGCGATGTCGAGGATGGCAAGCGAGTGCTACGTGAGATCGACATGATGCGCTTCTTCCACCACGAAAACCTGCTCAACGTGGTGAACATTTTGCCACCGCTAAAGCGCGAATACAACGGCTTCGAAGACGTGTACGTGGTCACCCCGCTCATGGATGTAGACATGAATGTGGTACTGCGCTCGCGCCAGGTACTCGAGGAATCCCACATGCAGTACTTTGTCTACCAGATTCTGCGCGGCCTCAAGTACCTTCACAGCGCGAACGTCGCGCACCGCGACTTGAAGCCCGCCAATCTCGTTACAAACATTTCTTGTGAGCTCAAGATCATCGACTTTGGTCTGAGTCGGAGCGTCGACGTGCCGTACTCAGAACTTACCGATTACGTCATCACGCGTTGGTATCGCCCGCCGGAGCTGTTGCTGGAGAACACAAACTACTCCACCGCTGTGGACATCTGGTCTGTTGGGTGCATCTTTGCGGAGATGTACAACCGCAAGCCGGTCTTCCCAGGCCGCAACACGATGGACCAGTTACGCATGATCGCACAGCACATTGGCAAGCCTCCAGCCAGCATCGTCGAGCACCGCGAGGCACTAGAAAAGCTGAGTGAGCTGCCGGACGGGTCGCTTAGCATTCCAAAACTTGTTCCCGGTCTGGCCGGTAGCGCGGAAGGCATGGACTTTCTCGCCAAGATGTGGACACTAGACCCGAACAAGCGCCCGACCGCGGCGGACATGCTCGCCCACCCGTACCTGGCCCACCTGCATGACGAAGAAGATGAGCCCGTTTGCCCCGCCCCATTCCTCTGGTCACACGAGAGCACTCCGATGGGCGTCCCAGAGCTTCGTCGAGCCTTCTGGGACGACATTGTTGACTACAACCCGTCTCTTCCGCCGGCCATGCCGCCGGTGACGGCGGTTGGTGGCGGCAACTCAAAGAACGGCAGCGCCCACCATCACTAA